AGGAACCACTTGGACCGACAGCGCCCCCGTAGGCGCACTGGCTCGTTGTGTTTCTCCGGGGCCTTAAAAAGAATGCACAGGAGTTCCTTGTTATGATCTCGATCCGCACATTCAATCAACGGAAGAATTTTCATTCTTTCATATTTTATAATTTTCTAATGTTATTTTTAGTCTTGGCGGTTCCCGCAATCAGCGCCGCTCCCTTTGTGGACAACGGAGACGGAACCGTAACCGACATAGGCAACTCGCTTATTTGGCAAAAATGTACCAATAACCTTTCCGGAGCCGATTGCACGTTGGGAGGAACCACTCAGTTAAATTGGAGCGACGCTCTCACCTATTGCAACGGTCTCAACTTAGCGGGAAGAGTCTGGAGATTGCCGAACATCACGGAACTTCGAACGATCGTAGATCATTCCTTCGGAGTTTCTCCCGTGATAGACAGCACAACGTTCCCCGCTACCGCGACACAATACTATTGGAGTTCGACGACGTATGTGCTTGCAACGTCGCAAGCTTGGTCGATCAACTTTCAATCCGGATTTACGGCCGGAACCAACGGAAAGAATTACGTTTTGTTTGTTCGTTGTGTTACTTCGCCTCCTTGAAAAAGAATTTAGAATGCTTGTCGTTTTAGAACAATTTTAAACTGAACTCAAATTTATTAGATTCTTATCCCAAACACAAGGCCGATCCGACGAAATTCAGTAACACTCACCTCTTGTCGCATTAAAAAGTCGAAAAACCATACGATTAAAATGCCGATCTGGCATGAAGTAAACTATTTGTCAATTTTTTAGTTTACTTAAACACCCTTTTTCAAGAGATGGCTATTAGAGTCACTCCTTAAGGACGGTTTCTCAAACGAAACAACCAAAGGAGATGAATCGAGTTATAAAGAATCGATGGAACACAATGTCATCTTGTCGCATTAGCAAAACCGATATTACGCACATCATCGGGCTTATGAATCGGGATGATTCATTTCGAAATCGATTTGCAAATTATATATTTCATTTTGTTCAAAACTCGAAAAGACGATTTGAAACCGCTCTCATTCAAATGAAAAAGAAAAACAACGTAAAAAAAGGAAGGGACCGAATCGGAGGTTCCCGATTTGAAAATATAAAATTCGAATCCAACAAATTTAGAGAGCTAGTCGTTTATGAATACACTCATTCAAAATTTTTTAGTCCGTTTCAACGTTTCGAAAATCCGATCGAACTTCGAAAACAGCGCGTCCTATAAATCAAAGATACAAAAACTGATCGAAAAAAACGTCTTTTCCGCGTTCGTTCTGTTCTTCGGTTTATATTTAGCGATTTGGAATATTACGGTTCCTGAAATCACTGGAATCGGAGATTTGCCCAGACTGAAACTACTCTCTCTCATTTCCGCATCCGCTGTTTATTCCTGTCTATTGTTAAGACTTGTCGTACATACGATTCTCGGGTTATCGGTCAGCTGTAGATCCATTCTCAGGAGCGCGGCAATATCGATCGGAATCTCCTTTGCGTTTCTCATGTATTTCGAAGGTTCTCTTCAAATGGTAATCACCGGAGAATTATTGTGCCTCACGATCTGCGGGTTTACAACCTTGGAAACCGGTTGTCTGATCCGTTTTCGCAAACTCAAAAAGGAATATTATTATCTTTTGCCGATTCTGATCGGAGTGGAGATCGCGATCGTCGGGGATCTTCTCGGAATTACGTTTTACAATTCATACTGGAACAGTATTTCATACTATACTTATATACTTTGTATATTCGTTCTTTATCTGATCAAAAGAAGAATGAAGATCCAAAATGGAAACGGCCCGTTCACATTCGCATCGGAGACGACGAATCGAATCCAAGTTCCGAACGCAATTGAAGGTCAAACGTCGATGACCGCAACTCTCGAAACGAACGAAATCCGCCTCGAAGAAAAAAATCTGCTCAAAGAAGACGACTTAAAACGCGCCGAAGAAAGAATCGAGGGATTTATCCGCGAGAAACTATATGCGGACGAGAGCATTCGACTGATCGATCTTTCCGCGTATTTGGGAATCAGCTTACACCAGGCTTCTTTTTATCTGAACAATCACAAGAACATCGGCTTTTCCGACTTCATCAATCAAAACCGGATGAACGACGCGCATAGACTGCTCGTGGAAAAACAGAATATGAATTTGTTGGACATCGCCTTCGAATGCGGATTCAATTCTTATACTTCCTTTCACAGAGCGTGTAAAAAATGGACCGGAAATTCGCCCAAAGGACTTAGAAAAAAAGCGCTTCTATAATAAGTCCTTTGAGAAAACCCTGTTTAAGATTCGGGCTAAAAACCGGAGAATCGTTTAGATTCGACGTCCAATCCTAGTAGCGGAGAGGACGAGCGGAATCCTCTGAATATGATCGAAAGAATTCTTGAAAAAACGTTACACTTGTTTCTTTCATCCGGTTTTGCTAAAACGAACACGGATGAAATTGCCAGGAACATAGGGATCAGCAAACGAACCCTCTATCGTTATTACGACGCCAAGGATAAACTGATCGACGCCGTATTCGCCTTTCTGCGCGAGAAGGTAACGAAACAACACGAAGCGATTCTCAAAGATTCTTCCAAAAGTCCGAGCCAGAAACTCCGAGAAATTCTACTGATCATCGCCGAACTCGGCGCGAGAATGGGAAAGTCCTTCGCTAAAGACATCCAAAACGTGCGCCCCGATCTCTATGCGACGATGAGCGCTTATCGAAGACAAAGAATCGGACGATTGGCCGATATCGTCAAAGAGGGCCAAGCAACGGGAGAATTTAGAAAGGAAATCGACGCCGAACTGACAATCGACGTACTGATTGCGGCCTTGGACGGAATCATCAATCCGACTTATCTTCTTGAATCCACGTTTTCCGTTTCGACCGCGTTTGAAACCGTCTTCAATCTGTTCTTACAGGGAATCGAAAGCGGAAAATCGAATCTGCTCGAGGTAAAAAAGACGATCCCCGACTTCGGATCGAATTCGGATTCTCCCCTTTTGTTGTTTCAAATTTTAAACTTCGACGATCTTACGATCGATTCGACCGATTTCGCGGAACTGCCAAAGCGCTAAAGATAAAAAAAAATCTACCTGGCTAATGAATGCAAACTAGCCAAATAGATTCAGTGCTTTGTTTATGGAGATATAGGAGCTAAATCGATCGTTCGGCATTTTTTAAAGCGAAACGTCTATGTTTATGAGTATATTAGAATTTTCTTTTTAAATCTCCCCTATTTATAAACTGAATTCAAGAATGCAAGAATGCGATTTATACGGGATTTAGTTCGAAAAAACTCGGCCACAAAAAAATAAATTTCTTCCTAAGCGCTTCATTCTTTTTACAAATGAAGACGGAAAACGATCTGTGAAATGATCATTTCATTTTTCTTTTGTTAAACGACAAAGTGAATCATAAAAAGAAGAATGTCCGGAACGGTTCCAGCGCGCGTTTGATCTGGAAACGATCTAAAAAGTCGAAAGAAGAACGGAGAAATGGAAGAGCAAGATCCTAACGCGCGAAAAATCCAAAAAACGTACTCTTACACAGAGAATCAAAGCGGCACGAAGGTTTGTGAAATGGAAACGAAAAGAAAGAAGATCGACGAGGTGAGCGAAAGTGATTCTAAAATTATCTATCTGGCTCGTTATTTCGAACGGAACCAGATAGATGAGTGCAATAGAGTGAGTTCCCTTCTACAAGAATTATAATAACTTATATCCGAAGAGTTATCTCTTCAATATATAAGATGAATAAAATAAAATTGAAACTCTATCCATTCTTACCAAAAATTAAAGACCGAATTCTTGAATCAAAGAATCCAACTCCAAGGCTCTTTTGAGATCGTCAAAGCTCGTCACGGGATCCACTTCTTTGAGCTTATTGTAATTCATTACCCAATTGTAAACCTTCGAATCTTCGGTCATGATAAAATACCGATTGAATTTTTCCGAAATCGTATGCAGAATTCCCGTAAAGGCGCGTATAAATTCCGAATTGAGATTGGCGACTCTTCGAATGTCCAAGACCAACATTCCTTCCATTTCGTAAAAAATGGAACTCAACTTGGCGGGCATTCCCTTTAAGGTTTCGTGATTGACCACGCCCTTAAATTCTATCACTAAAAGTTTATAATGGATCGAATTGACCCGCATTTCCTTCGATTCGTATTCAACAGTTATGGTCTGATTCATTGCAACTCCCGAAACATGAACGATTCTTTGCCTTGACCCGAGCAAAAAGAATCTCTTTGTGTTATAGGAAGTGTAACAAATTACTTAGCAAAAAGCTTTTCAGCTTATAGCCTGAAGAAAAGAATCATACAAGATCCAAAATAGAATCGTTAAAGACAATCTCCTCCGCCGGTTCCATCAGATAATATCCCTGTGAGTAGTCGATGTTAAGCGACATCACTGCCGCCAATTCTTCTTCGTTCGATACGAATTCCGCGACCACTTGAGCGCCGATCGTATGGGCCATTTCCGTAATCGCGGAAGCCAATCGATACGAGGTTTGATTTTCGTGAATTCCACGGATGAACTTTCCGTCGATCTTGATGAAATTCGGTTGGATCTCGATCAACCTTTCGAAGTTGGATTGCTCCACTCCAAAGTCGTCGATCGCGATCTTACAACCGATTTCCTTGAGCTCCTGAAGAGAACGAGTCGAATTGGAAGATCCGTTCCAACGATCATTCTCCAGAATTTCAAAAATCACACGATCGGAAGAAATTCCGTAATAAAGAAGCCGATTCATCACCCAAAGCGGAAAGCCTTTCTTTTCCAGATCCGATTCGCTGATATTGATGGAGAAAGAATAGTCCGGATGTTTGGAAAAATAACGAAACGTTTTTTCGACCATCAAAGGCGTGAGAAGACGAATCAATCCCGTGGACTTGGCGATCGGTATAAAAACGCCGGGATTGTAGATCTGTGTTCCTTCGAGGATTCTCGCCAAACATTCGTATTTCGTAATTTTCTTAAGTTTGTTATCGTAGATGCCTTGAAAGTATGGAACGATGTTGCCCGCAAAAAGAGCCTCGTTGAATTTTTTTCCCAACTTGAGGTTCGCATAAATCCGATCCACCTTATTGGTCGTTTCCGAATAGGAAACGTATTCCACGGAAGAATCGTTGCTCGCGGTCATCATCGCCAATCTCGCCTTGTCGTAGACGTCCGATTGATCCGAGGAAACTCCGATGGAAATTTTGATCTGAAAAGAGATCCCGTCTACTTCGATACATTCGGAGCGCAGAAAAATCCGAAAGGCGCTCAGCAAAGAATGGAACTTATCCTCGTCGATCTTCGTAAGCACGGCGACCATATTGTCGTATATATGAAAGATTTCTCCGCTATGACCCACGAAAGAATGGAGCAAGGATAGGAATTCGCTTAACATTTTGCGGTATGTTTCGATTCCGAAATTCTCCGCGATCGATCCGAACGATTCGATTCTCATCAAAGCCATACTCGAAGATTCTTCGTCCACCAATCTACGATCGATTCTTCGTTTTAAATTTTCGAAGTTCGGAAACAAGGTTTCCCGGTTGAATAGATACGTTTCCTCCAACTTGGAACTGAGTTCGACCACCTTGCAGTTTTGAAAATACGCCTTTACCGCTTCGGTGATCGTAAGAATCAAATCCTCTCGATCCCAAGGTTTGGCAAGATATCGATAGAGATTCGCGTTGTTCAGCGCGTTGCCCAAGGCTTGCGCGGACGCGTAACCAGTGAGCATCACTTTATACGTCTGCGGATATTTTTGATGGATTTGAACCAGAAGTTCGTCTCCGTTGATTCCCCGTAAGAGTTGATCGCAGATGACCAAAGGTACGTCGATCCGAGCTTGTTTATAATGTTCTAATATTTTGAGGGCGATTTCTCCGCTTTCCGCGACTTCGATTTCGTATTTATTCCCGAACGCCGCTTCGATTGCATACTTGACGCTCGCGAGAATCACGATCTCGTCGTCGATCACCAAAATTACGGGTCTGCTATTCAAATTTGAATTTTGCACTTTCTGATGTTTTTCCGTCATTTTTCATTCATCTATAGTTTTGATTTTGTTCCGTTTCGATCCGACTTCCCGTTTCGAAGTAAAACACGAGAATGGTCTTTCGGAAAACTCTTCCCTCGGCCTACGATTTGTCGGAACCGATTTCGCATTTTATACGAAGAGGAAGTTTCAATCAACTAACATTGATTTTAAGATCTCTTTTTTAAATCCGAGATCCAAAAGAGCAGGAAGGATTTTTAATTTGGTGCTTTAAACAAAGGAGATGAATTCAGATTTAATTCTCTGCGGAGTTATAACCTGAAGTGATCGTTGGATCGAAACGAATTGAATGTGCATTCAATATTTATAATATGATTCATTTTTGAATTCCGCAGGAGCAAACGACTTCGGATCAAAAACACAAACCCGATTTCTTCCATCGGACTTCGCTCGATACAGGGCTTGATCCGCGTGGGCAAAGGCTTCTTCCAGATTTTGTTTTCCTTGGGAAATTCCTATGCTTAAGGTCACGGAATTTCCGTCTTCGAGGTGAACCTGATTCTCCACTTCCTTGCGGAGATTCTCCGCGATATGTTCGGAATCTTTCTGAGTCGCTCCGAATAGGAAAACGGCGAATTCTTCCCCGCCCCAACGACAAACCGCGTCGCTTTGACGAATGGAATGACTGAGAACCTGCGCGACCTTCACCAGGGTTTTGTCCCCGGTCTCGTGTCCGAACTTGTCGTTGACCTGTTTGAAATGGTCGATGTCGATCATCAAAATCGTCCAATCCTTTCCGTGTCGAGCTCCGATCGCGAGCGACTTCTGAGTCAATTTTAAGAATCCTCTTCGATTCCAGATTCCGGTCAAAGGATCCGTATGAATCAATGTGGAAACCTGATTCATGGAAGATCTGAGTTTGATATAAAGAATCAAAACGACGGAAAACGTAAACACGAGCGCCCAAAAGGGAAGTAGATTCTTTATGATATAAATGATATATTCCAATATTTGAATCTCGTGTACGAGCCAGATCTCGCCGCTCTTGATCTCGAATCCGATCCAAAAACTTCCCTGATCCACGAAAAAAGATCCTTTGGACGAGATCACCGCGGACGCGACGGACGGAGAAAGTCTATCGTTCAGATTGAAGGCGCCCGGTTTTGCGGCGATCTTTCCGTTTTCGTCGATCAACATACTTTCTCCGATACAATCTCCGCTTTCCAAAATTCTCCGCATCGCATCGAGACCGATGTCGATCGAAGCGACTCCGATAAACCTTCCTTTTACAAAAACGGGTTCGGATACGGTGATCATCAATCCCTTGCCCGCAAGATCCTCGTATAAATCGGTGATGATTTGTCTACCGGTCGGGTTCGCGTCCGGATTGGCTTGCGTCCAAAACGGACCCGTGTACAGTTCTTCCGTGAAATAATAATTTTCGTCTTTGAACTTGGGAGTGATGTAGAGAAACTTTTGTTTCGAAAGATAATAGGCCCATACGACCTCGCTTTGTTTTTCGGTCAAGGATTCGAACTGACCTCTTAAACTCAGAGCGGCTTCCATTTCCTTCAGAAGAGAAGCGTTGATCTGAGAGATCGAACCGACCGCGGTAAGAGTTCCCGCGTCCGCTCCTTCGATGTGTTCGCGGCTGATATGAGGAATTCCGAATCGATTGAGGTTCGGATAACCTTTGAGTTCCTTCAAAAGATTCATGTTGGTCGGAGCGTCTTCGTTGAACGTCAAGTAATCGCTGATCGACAAACCGAGCGCTCTCGTTTGCGAACCGACTCTGCGTATATAATCGTTCATGACTCGGGCTCTCATGCCTACGATACGATCGATTTCCCGTTCCATTCTTAAATTTTCATAGACAAGAAAGAAAAACATCAAAACGAGAATGGCTCCCAAAAGGGAGAATATGATTCTTTTTTTGATTCTTACGTTTTCAACTTGTACGCCAATATGAGTTTTCGACTGCAATGAATTCACCTCGAAACGGAATCGCTAGGACTTGTTTAAGGGAATCATGATACGATTCGATTGAAAAAGAAATCTAAATTCTTTTGGATGCATTCTCAAAATAAAATATGAGAAGTATCTCCATAAAATGCGTAGAATGTGAATCTTTTAGTGTACGGATTGAAGCAAGAAGAAAGAAAAGAAACTATATTTGACAAATTCAAGATCTTTCGCTTATCAAAAGATTCAGATTATATGATGTTTTGCTCATATTTAAGAAAGCGTATACTTGTCGCATAACAAAATGAATTTTAAAAAATCCGATTCGTATCTGCGCAGTTCTGTTTCGTTCCGAGTTTAAATAATTTCAGTTTATAATTAGAAAAGATTAGGTAAGAATATCTTCACCGATATCGAATACACAGACTCGATTTCTTCCCAACGTTTTTGCTTGATACAAGGCTTGGTCCGCGTGTGTGAATGCGCCTTCCAAACTGCTTCTTCCGCCACGACCTTCGGAAATTCCTATGCTCAACGTAACCGATTTTCCGTCTTCCAAGAGAACCTTATTCTCCACTTCCTTACGAAGATGTTCTGCGATGTTGATCGAATCTTCCGGATTGGCTCCGAATAAAAACACGGCGAATTCTTCCCCGCCCCAACGACAGACCGCGTCGGTTTGACGAATGCAAGTGCCGAGTATTTGCGCCACCTTTACTAAGATTCTATCCCCCGCGTCGTGACCGAACTGATCATTGACTTGTTTAAAGTGATCGATGTCGATCATCAAAACCGTCCAGGTTTGTCCGTGACGATTGCTGATCGCAAGAGATCTTTGGGTAAGTTTAAAAAAGCCGCGTCGGTTTGCGATTCCGGTCAACGGATCGGTGTGGATCAACTTGGAAACGTGTTCCATAGAAGCCCTTAACTTGATATAAAGAATGAGCACGATTCCGAGCGCGCATACAAGTCCCCAAAACGGAAGAAGATTGGTGATGATCGAAGCTACGAATTGGATCGCGGAGATTCTATGCACCAAACGAATCTCGTCCTTTTTGATTTCGAATACGATCCAGTAGTAACCTCCTTGTAAAAAGAATCGCTCCGAAGGGCCGTTCGGAACCGCAAGAACGGAATCGTTTAGGTCCATCGGAGGAGCCTTTGCGATCACTTTGCGATTTTCGTCCACGAGATTGCTTTCTCCGATACAAACGCCCACGCTCAAAATTCTCCGCAACGCTTCCAAACCGATGTCGATCGATGCGACTCCGATAAACTTATCCCGATAATACACGGGTTCGGATACGGTAATCATCAAACCCTGCCCGCCTATATCGTCGTAGAGTTCCGTAATGATCTGTTTGCGATCCGGGTTTTTTTCCGGACTTGCATCCACCCAAAACGGTCTTTTGTAAAGACCTTCGTTAAACACGTCCCGATACACTTTCGATTTGGGAGCCACATACAAAAATTTCTGAGCGGAAAGATAATAAGCCCATACGACCTCGCTTTGTTTTTCCACGAGCGTATCGAACTGTCCGCTCAAACTCAAAGCCGCCTCGACCTCTCTCAAGTAAAACGGAGTGATCTGCGTAGAATAAAGCGGAGGCGTGGAGGATTCCGCAGGAGAAGTTTCCTTTTTTTTGGAATTCTGATTCGCGATTCCGAACAACTTCAGACTTGAATAATTTCTAAATTTTCTTAGGACCGTAGCGCTCGGCACGGAGTCCTCGTAATAGATCATCGAATCGGCGATGGATAAACCCAAGGCCCTGGTCTGATTGCTGACTCTGCGAATATAATCCTGAGCGATCTTCGATCTCATCCAAACGACACGATGAATTTCACTCTGCATCTTTTGCGCTTCGTATACAAACGTGCCTATGATTAAAATCGGTATGATCGCCAACACCGTGAGAATGGTTCTTCTTTGTATCCTTACTTCGTTCTGATATACGTTCATCGGGTCTGACTTGCCTTTATCCGAGTGCAGAATTGTACAGAATTTGATTCCACGCAATTGTTTATTGTTTTCTAATGCGATACAATTATACGTTTCTATATTTTGATAATTTTTAGAATCAACCCGTTTAGACAGGAAGAGCCAAGATGATAAATTGAAGATTTTAAGAATTGCTTTTGATCCTCAAGGAGTAACGAGATCGGGAGACAAAGAGTGTGTTATCTGTTTACTAAAAAAGAAGAAAAAGACCGAAAACCACTTAGAAAGATTTCATTTCAAAAACTTGAAACGCAATTTAGACATAAATTCTCATCTTCTAAACCCTCGGAACGGTTGGAAATTTTTTACAAAATCAAATTATAAAAAGAATAATAAAATCAAAGAATCTAACGTCGATTTGTTGATTCTACGGGCGTAAACGTTTCGGACCGAGAAGAAAATCCCCAAGGATCGGAGAATCTGCGAGAACCGCTCGATCCGGGTTTTCCGGGTTTGGAATTTCATCGAATTCCATTCTTTCCAAAAACGCCGAAAACCGAATTCTACGATCGGCTCGACGTTTTTAGAATATTCTATTTTTTGAATGTTATGGAGAAGCGAGTTTCTTTTGTGCCAAAGCGAAGATCACTTGAAATTGTTCCGGCGTCATTTTGTTTTGCGAGCCCACAGGAGAATTTTCGATTTCGCTGTGATTGTGAACGTAAGGAACATTCGATTTTTGTAAATCGTCCGGAGTGATATAAATCGTCTTATCCCCTTTCGTAACCGCGAGATAATCGGATTCGTTGATCTTTTTGGCGTGGCTCTGGACGTTCTCCAGTTCCACCTTCCCCTCACAATGGCAGATAAAGGTCATATCCCCGTAAACCGAAGTATAAAACTTGGTTCCGCGCACGCCCGCCGTGTTGGTCGGTGTGTGAAGACTCATCTTTTCGCCCTTGAGAAGTTTGTTCGTTAGGATCCAAGAACTTCCTTTGTTTTGATAGAATGATTTTTCATCGGGTTCTTCCTTTACTTGAAAACGGGAATCGGATTGGATTTCGATCACGTAAGAATTCTCCCCAAAAGAAAGGGAAGCCACCGACTTCGGTCCGGTTACGATCGTATCTCCGTTTTGAATCGTTTGAGAAACGTTTGCCTTGATTTGCTGATCCCCTCTTTCCACAATAACGTCGCCTTTGACAAAGGTAATCGCACCTTTCGTAGAATCGGTTTTGTTTTTGCCGCAATCATAAACGGATACGACCGCACAAACGACCAGGATCACCGCCGATATTCTT
This genomic stretch from Leptospira kmetyi serovar Malaysia str. Bejo-Iso9 harbors:
- a CDS encoding DUF1566 domain-containing protein; its protein translation is MISIRTFNQRKNFHSFIFYNFLMLFLVLAVPAISAAPFVDNGDGTVTDIGNSLIWQKCTNNLSGADCTLGGTTQLNWSDALTYCNGLNLAGRVWRLPNITELRTIVDHSFGVSPVIDSTTFPATATQYYWSSTTYVLATSQAWSINFQSGFTAGTNGKNYVLFVRCVTSPP
- a CDS encoding helix-turn-helix domain-containing protein, translated to MNTLIQNFLVRFNVSKIRSNFENSASYKSKIQKLIEKNVFSAFVLFFGLYLAIWNITVPEITGIGDLPRLKLLSLISASAVYSCLLLRLVVHTILGLSVSCRSILRSAAISIGISFAFLMYFEGSLQMVITGELLCLTICGFTTLETGCLIRFRKLKKEYYYLLPILIGVEIAIVGDLLGITFYNSYWNSISYYTYILCIFVLYLIKRRMKIQNGNGPFTFASETTNRIQVPNAIEGQTSMTATLETNEIRLEEKNLLKEDDLKRAEERIEGFIREKLYADESIRLIDLSAYLGISLHQASFYLNNHKNIGFSDFINQNRMNDAHRLLVEKQNMNLLDIAFECGFNSYTSFHRACKKWTGNSPKGLRKKALL
- a CDS encoding TetR/AcrR family transcriptional regulator; this translates as MIERILEKTLHLFLSSGFAKTNTDEIARNIGISKRTLYRYYDAKDKLIDAVFAFLREKVTKQHEAILKDSSKSPSQKLREILLIIAELGARMGKSFAKDIQNVRPDLYATMSAYRRQRIGRLADIVKEGQATGEFRKEIDAELTIDVLIAALDGIINPTYLLESTFSVSTAFETVFNLFLQGIESGKSNLLEVKKTIPDFGSNSDSPLLLFQILNFDDLTIDSTDFAELPKR
- a CDS encoding EAL domain-containing protein, translating into MTEKHQKVQNSNLNSRPVILVIDDEIVILASVKYAIEAAFGNKYEIEVAESGEIALKILEHYKQARIDVPLVICDQLLRGINGDELLVQIHQKYPQTYKVMLTGYASAQALGNALNNANLYRYLAKPWDREDLILTITEAVKAYFQNCKVVELSSKLEETYLFNRETLFPNFENLKRRIDRRLVDEESSSMALMRIESFGSIAENFGIETYRKMLSEFLSLLHSFVGHSGEIFHIYDNMVAVLTKIDEDKFHSLLSAFRIFLRSECIEVDGISFQIKISIGVSSDQSDVYDKARLAMMTASNDSSVEYVSYSETTNKVDRIYANLKLGKKFNEALFAGNIVPYFQGIYDNKLKKITKYECLARILEGTQIYNPGVFIPIAKSTGLIRLLTPLMVEKTFRYFSKHPDYSFSINISESDLEKKGFPLWVMNRLLYYGISSDRVIFEILENDRWNGSSNSTRSLQELKEIGCKIAIDDFGVEQSNFERLIEIQPNFIKIDGKFIRGIHENQTSYRLASAITEMAHTIGAQVVAEFVSNEEELAAVMSLNIDYSQGYYLMEPAEEIVFNDSILDLV
- a CDS encoding sensor domain-containing diguanylate cyclase codes for the protein MQSKTHIGVQVENVRIKKRIIFSLLGAILVLMFFFLVYENLRMEREIDRIVGMRARVMNDYIRRVGSQTRALGLSISDYLTFNEDAPTNMNLLKELKGYPNLNRFGIPHISREHIEGADAGTLTAVGSISQINASLLKEMEAALSLRGQFESLTEKQSEVVWAYYLSKQKFLYITPKFKDENYYFTEELYTGPFWTQANPDANPTGRQIITDLYEDLAGKGLMITVSEPVFVKGRFIGVASIDIGLDAMRRILESGDCIGESMLIDENGKIAAKPGAFNLNDRLSPSVASAVISSKGSFFVDQGSFWIGFEIKSGEIWLVHEIQILEYIIYIIKNLLPFWALVFTFSVVLILYIKLRSSMNQVSTLIHTDPLTGIWNRRGFLKLTQKSLAIGARHGKDWTILMIDIDHFKQVNDKFGHETGDKTLVKVAQVLSHSIRQSDAVCRWGGEEFAVFLFGATQKDSEHIAENLRKEVENQVHLEDGNSVTLSIGISQGKQNLEEAFAHADQALYRAKSDGRNRVCVFDPKSFAPAEFKNESYYKY
- a CDS encoding sensor domain-containing diguanylate cyclase — protein: MNVYQNEVRIQRRTILTVLAIIPILIIGTFVYEAQKMQSEIHRVVWMRSKIAQDYIRRVSNQTRALGLSIADSMIYYEDSVPSATVLRKFRNYSSLKLFGIANQNSKKKETSPAESSTPPLYSTQITPFYLREVEAALSLSGQFDTLVEKQSEVVWAYYLSAQKFLYVAPKSKVYRDVFNEGLYKRPFWVDASPEKNPDRKQIITELYDDIGGQGLMITVSEPVYYRDKFIGVASIDIGLEALRRILSVGVCIGESNLVDENRKVIAKAPPMDLNDSVLAVPNGPSERFFLQGGYYWIVFEIKKDEIRLVHRISAIQFVASIITNLLPFWGLVCALGIVLILYIKLRASMEHVSKLIHTDPLTGIANRRGFFKLTQRSLAISNRHGQTWTVLMIDIDHFKQVNDQFGHDAGDRILVKVAQILGTCIRQTDAVCRWGGEEFAVFLFGANPEDSINIAEHLRKEVENKVLLEDGKSVTLSIGISEGRGGRSSLEGAFTHADQALYQAKTLGRNRVCVFDIGEDILT
- a CDS encoding FecR family protein, with translation MEFDSKSKKDSGEFMKRISAVILVVCAVVSVYDCGKNKTDSTKGAITFVKGDVIVERGDQQIKANVSQTIQNGDTIVTGPKSVASLSFGENSYVIEIQSDSRFQVKEEPDEKSFYQNKGSSWILTNKLLKGEKMSLHTPTNTAGVRGTKFYTSVYGDMTFICHCEGKVELENVQSHAKKINESDYLAVTKGDKTIYITPDDLQKSNVPYVHNHSEIENSPVGSQNKMTPEQFQVIFALAQKKLASP